GCTGGGCGACCGACTGCTCTCGCCCCGCGAGTACGAGTCCGGGCTGGTGACCTTCCGGGCGGCGGATCCGGAGGGGCTCGTCGAGCGGCTCGGCGAGGAGGGCGTCGTCGTCCGGTCGCTCCCCGACGGGACGGCCAGGGCCTCGGTGCACGTCTTCAACACGGCGGCGGACGTGGACCGACTTCTCGGCGCGCTGTGACTGTCTAATCGGATCTGATAATTCGTACCGAATGTTTAATCCCTTCCTGCCGCTGGGTTACGATGAGATTACCGGCGAGCGTCTCGCGGGGGTAGCTCGCCGGGGACGACATCGTTACCATGGCATCCGAGGCGGCAACGGCAACGCGCGAGCGAGCACGGACTGCTGTCGCGGTCCTGGCCATCACCGGGTTCGTCCTCGTCGCGGTCGTCTTGCCCGTCGTCGGCGCGGACGCGCCGGGCGGGTCGCTGCTCGACCGCGAGGGCGCAGGCGAGGCGGGGACCGGCGACGGGAGCGGCGCGCTCGGCGACGTCCTCGGCGGCCGGAACGCGAGCGGCGGTGGCGGCGAGGGATCGCTCGTCGAGGGGCTCGTGGGCTCGCTCTCGGGCGGCGACCCTGGAAGCGCGGGCCAGGGAAGCGGCGGCGGCGCGGGCGAGCGACTCGGCGACGGCGGCGGGTTCGGCGCGCTCGATCCGGGCGAGCGGACGGGGGTCGGGTCGCAGGGCGCGCCGCTTTCCGACAGCCTCCGGAATCAGTCCGCGGAGCCGCACTTCCTCGTGCAAAGCTCGGCGGCGACCTACTGGCGGACCGGGGCCTACGCCCGCTACACCGGTGACGGCTGGGAGGGCCGGGGCGAGGCGACGTCGGGGAACTGGCCACGCGAGCCGACGACGGCCGCCGACGACCGCGAGACGATCACGCAGCGCTACCGCCTGCTCCAGCCCGCCGGCTCGCTCCCGGCGGCCTGGCAGCCGACCGACGTCGGCGTCGACGACGCGACCGACGTGCGCGTGACCGACCAGGGCGGCCTCCGGTACGCCGGGGGGCTCTCGACGAACGCGACCTACACGGTGACCAGCGCGGCACCGCCGCGGGACCCCGGGCGACTCCGGGCCGCAGGGACCGACTATCCCAACGAGATCGAATCGCGCTACGTCGACGGCGCCGGGGACGGCTCCGACCGTCTCGAGTCCTTCACCGACGACCTGACCGCGGACGCGGACACCCCCTACGACCAGGCCGTCGCCATCGAGGGGTGGCTGGAGGCGAACAAGCGGTACTCGCTGAACGCCAGCCACGAGGGGGGCGACGTGGCCGAGCAGTTCGTCTTCGAGATGGAGCGGGGCTACTGCGAGTACTTCGCGACGGCCATGGCGGTCATGCTCCGGAGCCAGGACATCCCGGCGCGGTACGTCGTCGGCTACTCGACCGGGGAACCCCGTTCGAACGACACGTACCTCGTGCGCGCGATGAACGCGCACGCGTGGGTCGAGATGTACGTGCCCGGCACCGGCTGGGTCCGGTTCGACCCGACGCCGGGCCGCGAGCGCCTGGCCAGCGAGTTCCGCGCCTACCAGCGCGCCGCCGAGAACGGCGACGCCGAGGGCGCCGCCCGGCGCTTCCTCGAATCCGCGAGCCGCGAGGACGGCGGGAACCCCTTCGATCCGGACGGCCAGGAGTCCGCCAGCGGGGGCGAGAGCGGACCCGACCCCGGGGACGGCTCGGGCGAGGGTGACGACGGCACGGACGGCTCAGGCGAGGGAGATGGCGCCGAGAACGCGAGCGAGGACGCGGAGACGTACAACCACACGGAGTCCGGCAGTCCGGGCGAGACGTTCGACCCGGCGAGCGAGGCGAGCGTCCAGGTGTCGCTGTCGAGCGATCCCGTTCCGGGCCAGCGAGTCGGCGTCCGCGTCGAGCGCGACGGCGACCCGGTGCCGGGCGTGGCGGTAGCCTTCGACGGTCGCCGGATCGGCGTCACGAACGAGTCCGGGCAGGTCAGCGGCGAGGTCCCCTTCTCCGCACAGCTCGACGTGACCGTCTCGGTTCCCGACGACGAGGGCGGACCGGCCGGGAGTGCGGCGCTCGCACTCCCGACGACGCTCGCGGGATCGAGTCCCGCGGCCCCCCTGCAAAACGAGACCAACACCACCAGAACCTTCGACGTGCCGACGGCGATCGCGGTCGGCGTCGAAGGCGATCCGGCGCCCGGCGCGTCCGTGACCGTGAACGCGACCATCGCTGGAAGTCCGGTCTCGCAGGCCGCAGTGACGGTCAACGGGACCGACGTCGGTCGCACAGGTTCAGACGGCCGGCTGGACGTGACCCTGCCCGTTCGCGAGCGGGCGTCGATCCGGGTCGAGCGCGGCGAGGCGGCGGGCAACCGGACCCTGCGACTGGCCGATCTGAACGTGACCGTCTCCGGGTTCGCGTTGCCGGGCCTCTCCGTCACGGCGACCGTCACTGACGGGGGCGAACCGGTCCCGGGCGCCACCGTCTCCGCCGGGGGCGAGACGGTCGAAACCGGTTCGGACGGAACGGCAACCGTCTCGCTCCCGCTCTCGCCCGGCGCTACCGTGACTGCCGAGACGCCGGCCGGGCTCACCGAGAGCCAGCCAGTACAGATGCGCTACCTGACGGCCGGCTTCCTCGCGGTGCTGGCGATCCTCGCCGTCGCCGGGGCGGTGATGCTCCGCTCCCGCGCGGTCGCGGCCGGGCGATCCCTGCGCGAGCAGGTCCGGGTCGCGCTCCACTGGCTCTCCGGCGCGTTCGTCGCCGGTCTGGTCGCCCTCGCGGTCCGCGGCGAGGCGCTGCTCGCGGCGCTGCCCGCCCACCTGCGCCGATTGCGTTCCGCACTGGCCGAGGCGATCCAGGCATTCGTCGCCGCCGTCCGCGCCCGGGAGTTCGACCTCGGGCGGTTGCCCGCGCCGCGAGCCATCCTGACACACCTTTTCGCCGCACTCGCGAGGCTCGTCGGGCGCGTCGGTGCTTCCTTGTCCGGACGGGACTCGAACCCGGAGCCGGACCCGCCGGCGGCGACGGCAGCGGCGACCGACGACCCGACGCCGGACGCACGCGAACGGGTGCGGCGGGCCTGGCGTGAGTTCCGCGCGCAGGTGCCCGTCGCGGACCACCGGACGAAGACCCCCGGCGAACTCGCCCGCTCGGGCGTCGACGCGGGGTTCCCCCGGAGCGCCGTTCGGACGCTCCGGGACGCGATCCGGGACGTGGAGTACGGCCGGCGCGACCCCGCCGGGTACGTCGACGCCGTCGACGAGGCGCAGCGGGAACTTTCGAAGGCGGGCGGAGACGGTGCCGAGAGCGCGGCGGCCACAGACGGCGGCGAGGCCAGTGATGGATCGGCGGAATCACCGGACGGGAGTGAGAACGCGTGATCTCCCGGACTCGCCTGCTGGTCGGTGGTGGCGCTGTCGGGCTGCTCGCGGCGGCGACGCTCGCGCTCGCCCCCGGTCTCCTGCCGATCCCGCGGTCACAGCTTGCGTCGGCGATGGACTCGCTGACCGGGACGGTCGGGCTGGCGGCGCTGGCCGTCGTCGCCGGCCTGACCGCCGCGGTCCAGGGGCTGTGGTCCTCTACGACCCCGTCGCGCCCGCCGCCGCTGCCGGTCGACGGCGACCTGACCGACGAGGACGCCGACGGGACGGTGGTAGGGGACGACTTCGACGCCCGACTCGCGGCGGTCAGCCGGGTCGGGGGTCGCTCCGCCGAGTCGGAGGCGGTCCTCCGGGAGGAGCTCCGGCGGTTGGCGACGGACGTCTACGAGCGGACCCACCGCTGTGACTGGGAGACGGCCGCCCGCGCGGTCGAGGACGGGAGCTGGACAGACGACCCGGCCGCGGCGGCGTTCGTCGGCGGGGCCGACGCCCCCGACGTCCCGCTGCGGCTCTGGTTCCGGGACATGCTCGGCGAACGCGGGGCCTTCCACCGCCAGACGATCCGGACGATCCGGGCCATCTACGCGCTCGAAGCCGCCGACCGGGCGACCG
Above is a genomic segment from Halorientalis sp. LT38 containing:
- a CDS encoding transglutaminase domain-containing protein codes for the protein MASEAATATRERARTAVAVLAITGFVLVAVVLPVVGADAPGGSLLDREGAGEAGTGDGSGALGDVLGGRNASGGGGEGSLVEGLVGSLSGGDPGSAGQGSGGGAGERLGDGGGFGALDPGERTGVGSQGAPLSDSLRNQSAEPHFLVQSSAATYWRTGAYARYTGDGWEGRGEATSGNWPREPTTAADDRETITQRYRLLQPAGSLPAAWQPTDVGVDDATDVRVTDQGGLRYAGGLSTNATYTVTSAAPPRDPGRLRAAGTDYPNEIESRYVDGAGDGSDRLESFTDDLTADADTPYDQAVAIEGWLEANKRYSLNASHEGGDVAEQFVFEMERGYCEYFATAMAVMLRSQDIPARYVVGYSTGEPRSNDTYLVRAMNAHAWVEMYVPGTGWVRFDPTPGRERLASEFRAYQRAAENGDAEGAARRFLESASREDGGNPFDPDGQESASGGESGPDPGDGSGEGDDGTDGSGEGDGAENASEDAETYNHTESGSPGETFDPASEASVQVSLSSDPVPGQRVGVRVERDGDPVPGVAVAFDGRRIGVTNESGQVSGEVPFSAQLDVTVSVPDDEGGPAGSAALALPTTLAGSSPAAPLQNETNTTRTFDVPTAIAVGVEGDPAPGASVTVNATIAGSPVSQAAVTVNGTDVGRTGSDGRLDVTLPVRERASIRVERGEAAGNRTLRLADLNVTVSGFALPGLSVTATVTDGGEPVPGATVSAGGETVETGSDGTATVSLPLSPGATVTAETPAGLTESQPVQMRYLTAGFLAVLAILAVAGAVMLRSRAVAAGRSLREQVRVALHWLSGAFVAGLVALAVRGEALLAALPAHLRRLRSALAEAIQAFVAAVRAREFDLGRLPAPRAILTHLFAALARLVGRVGASLSGRDSNPEPDPPAATAAATDDPTPDARERVRRAWREFRAQVPVADHRTKTPGELARSGVDAGFPRSAVRTLRDAIRDVEYGRRDPAGYVDAVDEAQRELSKAGGDGAESAAATDGGEASDGSAESPDGSENA
- a CDS encoding DUF7269 family protein — translated: MISRTRLLVGGGAVGLLAAATLALAPGLLPIPRSQLASAMDSLTGTVGLAALAVVAGLTAAVQGLWSSTTPSRPPPLPVDGDLTDEDADGTVVGDDFDARLAAVSRVGGRSAESEAVLREELRRLATDVYERTHRCDWETAARAVEDGSWTDDPAAAAFVGGADAPDVPLRLWFRDMLGERGAFHRQTIRTIRAIYALEAADRATESTESAPEDAAEEVSGA